TGTGCATGGGTTGCGTGGGGTGTTGTTGTTGCTGGTGGTGGTGGCGATGGCGGGGCCGACGCTGCGGCTGCCGGACCGGTCGGGGACGGTGGTGGTGGTGGCCGACCGGAGCGCGTCGATGCCGGCGGAGGCGGAGGCGCGGCAGCGTGAGTTGATCGACATGCTTGTGCGTGAGATGGGGCAGCGCGATCGCTTGGCGGTGGTGTCGTTCGGCCGGCGGGTGGCGGTGGAGCGTCAGCCGGAGGTGGGGCGGTTTGGCGGGTTTGTGCAGTCGGTGGATGTGGATGGCTCGGATCTGGGAGCAGCGCTTGAGCGTGCGGCGGGGCTTGTGCCGAGCGACGGCGGCGGTCGCGTGCTCGTGCTCAGCGATGGGTTGTGGACGGGGCGGAACCCGATGCTCGAAGCGGGGCGAGCGTCGGCTCGGGGGTTGGCGATTGATTATCGATTGCTTACGCGGTCGCGGGCGAATGATGTGGCGGTGCAGCGGTTTGAAGTGCCGCATCGCGTAAGCGAAGGCGAAGCGTTTTTGATGCACGCGTGGGTGCAGACGCCGGTGGCGCAGCCGGTGGCGTATGAGCTGCGACGTGGCGATCGTGTGCTCGCGCGAGGCGAGCGCGAGATGACGATGGGGGTGAGTCGGTTGACGTTTCGCGATCACGCGGCGTCGGCGGGTGTGCGGCGGTACACGTTGCATGTGACCGGCGCGGCGGACGACCCGGTGCCGGAGAACAATACGGCCGAGGCGCTGGTGGATGTGGAAGGCCGTCGGCCGATGCTGGTGGTGACGGAGTCGGCCGAGCCGAGGCTGGCGGGCTTGCTGGAAGCGGGCGGGCTGGCGGTGGACGTTCGGCCGCCCGGCGCCGTGGATTGGTCGTTGGCGGGGCTGTCGGGGTATGCCGGCGTGTTGCTGGAGAACGTGCCGGCCGATCGCGTGGGCGCACGGGCGATGGAGCGTCTGGCTGTGTGGGTGAATGAGGCGGGCGGCGGGCTGATGCTTACAGGCGGGCGGCGATCGTTCGGGCCTGGCGGCTACTTCGAGTCGCCGCTGGACCCGCTGCTGCCCGTGTCGATGGAACTTCGGCAGGAGCATCGCAAGCTGACGCTGGCGGTGCTGGTGACGCTGGACCGCTCGGGCAGCATGAATATGCCGGTGGCCGGCGGGCGAACGAAGATGGAGCTTGCGAATCTGGGCACGGCCAAGACGCTGGACATGCTTTCGCCGATGGATGAGTTCGGCGTGCTGGCGGTGGACACGCGGCCGCACGTGATCGTGCCCATGCAGCGCGTGCCGGATGAACCGAGCGCGATGCGCAATCGCGTGCTGCGCATGGCGTCGATGGGGGGTGGCATTTACATCGAAGAGGCGCTGCTCGCATCGGAGCGCATGCTCGATGAGGCGACTGCGGCCACGCGCCACCTGATTCTCTTTTCCGATGCGCAGGACTCGGTTCAGGAGGGCCGGTACCGCGAGATACTTCGTGATTTTGAGCGGAAGAACATCACGGTGAGCGTGATCGGCCTCGGCTCGGAGCGCGATATTCATGCGGAACTGCTTCGCGACATTGCGGCGCGCGGCAACGGGCGCATTTATTTCACCGACGACGCGAACCGGCTGCCCGAGCTGTTTGCGCAGGATATGGTCATGGTCGCGCGCAGTACGTTTGTGGATGAGCCGACGCCGATCCGCGCTACGGCCGGCCTTGTATCGCTGCTGGGGCGATCGCTGCCTGATCCGCCGGCGGTGGGCGGCTACAACCTGACTTACCTTCGGCCGGGCGCGACGTTGGCGATGCACAGTGTTGACGAATACGAAGCGCCGGTTGTTGCGGGCTGGCAGGCCGGGCTCGGCCGAGCGGTGGTTTATACGGGCGAAGCGGATGGCCAATTCACCGGGCCGATCGCGCAGTGGCCGCAGGTGGGCGAGTTGCTCACCAGCCTCGCGCGGTGGACGGTTGGCGAGGACGATGACACGCCGACGGAGATCGTAATTACGCAACGGCTCGATCGCGGCACGCAGATCATCGAGTTGCACGTTGACGCGCAATGGGCGGCTACAGAGTTAACGCAACTGCCCACCGTCACCACGTTGCGCGACAGCGAGCAAGGCGAGCCGCGACGGGAGCAGACGCCGATGCACTGGGTTGCCGCCGACCGCCTTGTCGCCGAAGTGCCTCTGCACGGCCAGGAGTCCGCGCTCTCGATCGTCCACCTGCCGGGCCACGGCCAACACCGCCTCGCGCCCGTGCGACTGCCATACTCGCCGGAGTTTGCACCGGTAAGCGAAAGCGGCGCACGTACGCTTGCCCAGCTCGCTCGCGCGACCGGCGGACAGGAACGAATCAGCGTCGCGGGCATGTGGGGCGACCTGCCGCGCCTGCCACAGCGGTTACCTGTTGGCCATTGGTTGCTGATCGCCGCGATCGTGGTGCTGCTAGCCGAGGTGTTGGAACGTCGTACGGGGTTGCTTGGGCGAATGGTGCGCTTACCGCGAGTCGTGTGGTGGCGTACGCCTCGACCTGCCGGCAATGGGGAAGTTCAGGTTAGTGATGACGACAGGGTGCCGCGCACGGCTCATCCGGCGACGTCGGCGTCAGCGGATGCGACGTCGCCCAAGCCTGTCGAGCCCCCGGCTGCCACACCTGCCGGCGCGCTCGCGAACGCGATGGCGCAGGCACAGCGTCGCGCGGCACATCGTCACGATCGCACTTAACGAAACAATGTGGTTTTTCGCCTACAACATTCAGCCGACGATGGTGAAGGCGAGCTAAGTGGAGCCATCATGAGCCAGGACGACGACTTGTCGGCCGACGATGGCTCACTAACGCAACCCCTTGTTACACAGTGGAAAACGCCTCAAATCAAGGGCGTTGAAGTGAATGCCGGTGGAGAGACTCGAACTCTCACGGGTTTTACCCCATCGGATTTTGAATCCGACGCGTCTGCCAATTCCGCCACACCGGCGTTGGGTGTCGTCATGGAATGACATATCTTGGCGTGCACTGCTAAAGGTGTCAATTGCCAGCAGTTTACGTCGTCAATTCTTGCTTGTGCCAATGTTTTCGAGGGGCAGGCGTCGATTTGCCCGGACGAATCGGCGGACTTGCTCGATCCGTTTGGACGATAAGCCGATAAAGGGATTGACGCCGCCGGGTGGGAGCTTTATCGTGCAAAATCGCATGGGGAAATTCCCTACTGTTCTTGTCGTATTTTTGCT
The Phycisphaerales bacterium AB-hyl4 genome window above contains:
- a CDS encoding VWA domain-containing protein encodes the protein MSFDSPIWLLMLAPMALAWWLWRGPTATVHGLRGVLLLLVVVAMAGPTLRLPDRSGTVVVVADRSASMPAEAEARQRELIDMLVREMGQRDRLAVVSFGRRVAVERQPEVGRFGGFVQSVDVDGSDLGAALERAAGLVPSDGGGRVLVLSDGLWTGRNPMLEAGRASARGLAIDYRLLTRSRANDVAVQRFEVPHRVSEGEAFLMHAWVQTPVAQPVAYELRRGDRVLARGEREMTMGVSRLTFRDHAASAGVRRYTLHVTGAADDPVPENNTAEALVDVEGRRPMLVVTESAEPRLAGLLEAGGLAVDVRPPGAVDWSLAGLSGYAGVLLENVPADRVGARAMERLAVWVNEAGGGLMLTGGRRSFGPGGYFESPLDPLLPVSMELRQEHRKLTLAVLVTLDRSGSMNMPVAGGRTKMELANLGTAKTLDMLSPMDEFGVLAVDTRPHVIVPMQRVPDEPSAMRNRVLRMASMGGGIYIEEALLASERMLDEATAATRHLILFSDAQDSVQEGRYREILRDFERKNITVSVIGLGSERDIHAELLRDIAARGNGRIYFTDDANRLPELFAQDMVMVARSTFVDEPTPIRATAGLVSLLGRSLPDPPAVGGYNLTYLRPGATLAMHSVDEYEAPVVAGWQAGLGRAVVYTGEADGQFTGPIAQWPQVGELLTSLARWTVGEDDDTPTEIVITQRLDRGTQIIELHVDAQWAATELTQLPTVTTLRDSEQGEPRREQTPMHWVAADRLVAEVPLHGQESALSIVHLPGHGQHRLAPVRLPYSPEFAPVSESGARTLAQLARATGGQERISVAGMWGDLPRLPQRLPVGHWLLIAAIVVLLAEVLERRTGLLGRMVRLPRVVWWRTPRPAGNGEVQVSDDDRVPRTAHPATSASADATSPKPVEPPAATPAGALANAMAQAQRRAAHRHDRT